TGGTCAATAAAGCTGCCCCCGCCTGTATCCAGCCACGGAAGCGGGACAGTACCTGAGATACGCCGCGTTTTTTCTTACCCAATGCCCACACACTCCAGACATAATTTGATCGCTTTGCTCAGTACCGTCGCCGCCTCGCCCCGCCAGACACCGAAGCACAGCATGGCGATACCCACAACCAGCAACATGGCCTGCGCCACCGCCTTT
The genomic region above belongs to Vescimonas coprocola and contains:
- a CDS encoding CD1871A family CXXC motif-containing protein; translated protein: MSHVKKAVAQAMLLVVGIAMLCFGVWRGEAATVLSKAIKLCLECVGIG